In the genome of Terriglobia bacterium, one region contains:
- a CDS encoding UpxY family transcription antiterminator yields MQLRSYADEMSQVYAGARLLPAPNAWFAVHTRSKCEKKVASQLDDLQIKCFLPIVQEIRSWSDRRKVIDQPLFPGYVFVRIPSEDRVRVSVLKTTGVVGFVGVQGQGIPIPDPEIENIQALLSSRVPFEPHPFLCVGQKVRIRGGYLDGVEGILAAKNSDWSVVISIDLIQRSLAVQVSGFDLEPVR; encoded by the coding sequence ATGCAATTGCGAAGCTATGCTGACGAAATGAGCCAGGTATACGCAGGAGCGCGGCTCCTGCCGGCGCCTAACGCCTGGTTCGCGGTACACACCCGCTCAAAGTGCGAGAAGAAGGTCGCCTCTCAGCTTGATGATTTGCAGATTAAGTGTTTCCTGCCGATCGTCCAAGAAATCCGAAGCTGGAGCGACCGCCGCAAGGTTATCGACCAACCCCTGTTTCCGGGGTATGTGTTCGTCCGAATTCCCAGTGAAGACAGGGTGCGCGTTTCGGTGCTCAAAACCACTGGCGTGGTGGGGTTTGTGGGCGTGCAGGGGCAAGGCATCCCGATCCCTGACCCTGAAATTGAGAACATCCAGGCCTTGCTTTCCAGCAGGGTCCCTTTCGAACCGCATCCCTTTCTGTGCGTTGGGCAGAAAGTCAGGATTCGAGGCGGTTACCTCGATGGCGTCGAAGGAATCCTGGCTGCCAAAAATTCCGACTGGAGCGTGGTGATCTCCATAGACTTGATCCAAAGGTCGCTTGCGGTCCAGGTCAGCGGATTCGACCTGGAACCGGTCCGGTAG
- a CDS encoding CpsD/CapB family tyrosine-protein kinase, whose protein sequence is MSRNFELLERASKEWDSFTFEREPLPRAERVSPPPDASTLSREELIKLVQRIFLLDHNRRKMVVFTAVENSTGCTSICAGAAEALAAQVESPVCVMDANLRRPALHLCFGMENLRGLTDAVFKPGPISQFVQKLPGSNLWLLPCGSMAPQLSAGMKAEHLQARIKELRGEFAYVLIDSPPVSEHTDAILLGKLTDGAVLVLESNATRREVARIAKEDLEAAQVRVLGAVLNKRTFPIPQFLYDRV, encoded by the coding sequence GTGAGCAGGAATTTCGAGCTGTTAGAACGCGCATCAAAAGAGTGGGATTCGTTCACATTCGAGAGGGAGCCCCTGCCGCGCGCGGAACGAGTGTCACCGCCGCCGGACGCCAGCACGCTGTCACGCGAGGAACTGATTAAGCTTGTCCAGAGAATCTTTCTGCTTGACCACAACCGGCGAAAAATGGTGGTGTTCACGGCCGTTGAGAACAGCACGGGATGCACTTCAATCTGCGCCGGGGCCGCGGAAGCCCTGGCGGCCCAGGTAGAGTCGCCTGTGTGCGTGATGGACGCCAACCTGCGGCGGCCTGCGCTTCACCTCTGCTTTGGCATGGAAAATCTGCGAGGGCTCACGGACGCCGTGTTCAAGCCCGGCCCGATCAGTCAGTTTGTCCAGAAACTACCCGGCAGCAATCTCTGGCTTCTGCCTTGTGGGTCAATGGCGCCACAACTGAGCGCGGGCATGAAGGCTGAACATTTGCAGGCGCGGATAAAGGAATTGCGTGGCGAGTTTGCCTATGTCCTGATCGATTCACCGCCGGTGAGCGAGCATACCGACGCTATCTTGCTGGGCAAATTGACAGACGGGGCCGTCCTGGTCCTGGAGTCTAACGCAACGCGGCGGGAAGTTGCGCGAATCGCGAAAGAAGATTTGGAAGCTGCTCAAGTGCGCGTGCTGGGTGCAGTCCTGAACAAGCGCACATTTCCGATTCCCCAGTTCCTTTACGACAGAGTCTAG
- a CDS encoding AAA family ATPase: MFLRYYGLREQPFSTTPDPRYLYMSASHREALASLIYGIETGRGFVSLIAEPGMGKTTLLFQLLDRFRNSARTVFLFQTQGDTREFLTNLISDLGLVPDDRDVSALQRQLNDILIQEARLGRQFVLVIDEAQNLEDAVLESVRMLSNFETSRSKLMQIVLAGQPGLADKLARPDLEQLMQRVSVICRLKPFNRQEVADYIDHRLRIAGHHGGRLFTPEAIAMIADLSEGIPRNVNNICFHALSLGYAKGQKAIDGAVIEEVYSDLELETLRKTREAVPNTRREPANEARGLEGVTLNGGRRVRADRGQFIRGGRYSPPTFPGMVGGGWPRRQAPRWPFWALTLLMLILAGELFWAQLPVSTRNNIATHLIAKTVGAAKNIAGSHSSTTTNGSSETPQTQTIATPSNARGNDVPEPVRKGAVEAAGPANIEAAKPDTSEADNQQESTAASGAGDTGGAAAVGPVSALTGAAPGANGDGAPADGSASAPTGTIVIESNVRGGIVTINGESNPGWRTPHLFDLPQGMYRISVSRDGYVTWYKVLQVTAGNKRWVTADLQLPRGVIVIDTEPPGMQVFIDGKAYGPSEVQAALDAGEHEFKVVPTGSRRPFEGSFVLKPGDILTRKVRWPAQVPQPTAGNISPAQKLKPNGKPLKEREQS; encoded by the coding sequence ATGTTCCTACGATATTACGGGTTGCGTGAACAACCCTTCAGCACGACCCCGGACCCTCGATACCTCTACATGAGCGCTTCGCACCGCGAGGCGCTGGCCTCGCTGATCTATGGCATCGAGACGGGCCGGGGCTTCGTCAGTCTGATTGCCGAGCCAGGGATGGGCAAGACAACGCTGCTCTTTCAGCTTCTGGACCGGTTCCGAAATTCTGCCCGTACCGTCTTTTTGTTTCAGACGCAGGGGGACACGCGGGAATTCCTGACGAACCTCATCTCGGACCTTGGCCTTGTTCCCGATGATCGGGATGTGAGCGCTTTACAACGACAACTGAACGATATCCTCATCCAGGAAGCACGCCTGGGAAGGCAGTTCGTTTTGGTCATAGACGAAGCGCAGAACCTTGAAGACGCCGTACTCGAATCGGTGCGGATGCTGTCGAATTTTGAAACCTCGCGATCCAAGCTGATGCAGATCGTGCTGGCGGGACAGCCGGGTCTCGCGGACAAGCTGGCGCGGCCTGACCTGGAGCAACTGATGCAGCGCGTTTCGGTCATTTGCCGGCTGAAACCGTTCAACAGGCAAGAAGTCGCTGACTATATCGATCACCGCCTAAGAATAGCAGGACACCACGGAGGCCGACTGTTTACGCCGGAAGCTATTGCGATGATCGCCGACCTGAGCGAGGGCATTCCGCGCAACGTTAACAACATCTGCTTCCATGCCCTATCACTCGGATATGCCAAAGGCCAAAAGGCAATTGACGGTGCAGTCATAGAGGAAGTGTACAGTGATCTGGAGTTGGAGACCCTCAGGAAAACCCGCGAGGCCGTGCCGAACACGCGCCGCGAACCGGCAAACGAAGCCCGAGGGCTCGAAGGAGTAACCCTGAATGGCGGCCGGCGGGTGCGAGCAGACAGAGGGCAGTTCATCAGAGGAGGCAGATATTCCCCCCCGACGTTTCCCGGCATGGTCGGAGGGGGATGGCCCAGGCGCCAGGCGCCGCGCTGGCCGTTCTGGGCCCTCACTTTGCTGATGTTGATCTTGGCAGGAGAATTGTTCTGGGCGCAGTTGCCGGTCTCCACGCGGAACAACATTGCCACGCATCTCATTGCAAAGACGGTCGGCGCAGCCAAAAACATCGCTGGCAGTCACAGCTCGACCACCACGAATGGTTCGTCTGAAACGCCGCAGACTCAAACCATCGCGACCCCTTCAAACGCGCGCGGAAACGACGTCCCGGAACCGGTAAGAAAGGGCGCGGTTGAAGCGGCTGGCCCGGCCAATATTGAGGCCGCAAAGCCTGATACATCCGAAGCGGATAACCAGCAGGAAAGCACGGCGGCATCGGGCGCCGGCGATACAGGTGGGGCCGCAGCAGTCGGCCCGGTTTCGGCTTTGACCGGGGCAGCACCCGGCGCCAATGGGGACGGCGCGCCGGCGGATGGCTCCGCCTCGGCGCCAACGGGAACAATCGTCATCGAATCCAATGTGCGGGGCGGCATTGTCACCATTAACGGAGAATCGAATCCGGGTTGGCGGACGCCCCACTTGTTTGATTTGCCGCAGGGCATGTATCGGATTTCAGTATCCCGCGACGGCTATGTGACCTGGTACAAGGTGCTGCAAGTTACCGCCGGAAACAAGCGGTGGGTCACGGCAGATCTGCAGTTGCCGCGGGGCGTCATCGTCATTGACACAGAACCACCGGGGATGCAGGTCTTCATCGACGGCAAGGCTTATGGGCCAAGCGAGGTCCAGGCGGCGCTCGACGCCGGTGAGCACGAGTTCAAGGTTGTCCCGACGGGAAGCAGGCGCCCTTTCGAGGGAAGCTTTGTCCTCAAACCGGGAGATATCCTGACGCGGAAGGTCCGCTGGCCGGCGCAGGTTCCGCAGCCGACGGCGGGCAATATCTCGCCTGCCCAGAAGCTGAAGCCCAACGGAAAACCGCTGAAAGAGAGAGAACAATCGTGA